A window of the Acidobacteriota bacterium genome harbors these coding sequences:
- a CDS encoding SEC-C domain-containing protein, whose protein sequence is MPVATGQHKWLWRLLAALGLYVLLLPLWWYSLGATANLSGTLANVAYRIFDSRTTIQPQGREIKMTVMATPESGYGGASHSSMMRVDTVNYGLPMLIALILVTSADSWRVKLPALGLGVFIMFLLTTLAVMLSAKITGLELEDKIAQANFVQSRNPSGFFNLAFHGYSFSQPVVAVLIWLGLVMLGFFKEKIKAQVEAHKITVARNAPCPCGSGRKYKRCCGRS, encoded by the coding sequence TTGCCAGTCGCTACCGGACAGCATAAATGGCTGTGGCGTTTGTTGGCGGCACTCGGATTATATGTGCTGTTACTGCCTCTGTGGTGGTATAGCCTGGGCGCGACTGCAAACCTCAGCGGCACGCTGGCAAATGTCGCTTATCGGATATTCGATTCACGAACCACCATTCAACCGCAAGGCAGAGAAATCAAGATGACGGTAATGGCGACGCCTGAGAGCGGCTATGGCGGAGCCTCGCATTCATCAATGATGCGAGTCGATACCGTCAATTACGGCTTGCCGATGCTCATTGCACTCATACTGGTCACGAGCGCGGATTCCTGGCGCGTGAAATTGCCGGCGCTGGGGCTAGGCGTTTTCATCATGTTTTTACTCACCACCCTGGCAGTGATGTTATCAGCTAAAATAACCGGGCTAGAGTTGGAAGATAAAATCGCGCAGGCGAATTTCGTGCAAAGCCGTAATCCATCGGGCTTTTTCAATCTGGCGTTTCATGGCTATTCATTTTCGCAACCGGTGGTTGCGGTACTCATCTGGTTGGGACTTGTGATGCTCGGCTTTTTCAAAGAGAAAATCAAAGCTCAGGTTGAGGCGCATAAAATCACCGTGGCTCGCAATGCGCCTTGTCCCTGTGGCAGCGGCAGAAAATATAAACGCTGTTGTGGTCGGAGTTAA
- a CDS encoding haloacid dehalogenase type II, producing MLNFEAFEVLTFDCYGTLIDWENGLLGALNPIFAAHQIQADDEQLLALYGEFEAAEESGEYQNYKAVLKNVLRRLGKEFDFAPSESELDEFSTSIKHWLPFADTVKALQSLKKKYQLAIISNIDDDLFAFSNERLNVKFDWVITAEQVKSYKPSHNNFLQAIERIAKPKEKILHVAQSIFHDIIPAKQLGIANVWVNRRHGKAGAGATKAAAAQPDWEVTDLQSLARICGIK from the coding sequence ATGCTGAATTTTGAAGCCTTTGAAGTTTTAACCTTTGACTGTTACGGAACCTTGATTGACTGGGAAAACGGCTTGCTCGGCGCATTGAACCCGATATTCGCCGCGCATCAAATCCAAGCCGATGATGAGCAGTTGCTCGCGCTTTATGGCGAATTTGAAGCCGCAGAAGAAAGCGGCGAATACCAAAATTATAAAGCGGTTTTGAAAAATGTCTTGCGACGGCTTGGCAAGGAATTCGATTTTGCGCCGAGTGAAAGTGAACTCGACGAATTTTCAACTTCGATTAAACACTGGTTGCCGTTTGCCGATACGGTTAAGGCTTTGCAAAGCTTAAAGAAAAAATATCAACTCGCCATTATCTCGAATATTGATGATGATTTGTTCGCCTTTTCAAATGAACGGCTCAACGTGAAATTCGACTGGGTGATTACTGCCGAGCAGGTTAAATCTTACAAACCTTCACACAACAATTTTCTGCAAGCGATTGAGCGCATCGCCAAACCCAAAGAGAAAATTCTGCATGTTGCACAGAGCATTTTTCATGACATCATTCCGGCAAAACAATTAGGCATTGCTAACGTCTGGGTCAATCGCAGACACGGAAAAGCGGGCGCGGGCGCAACCAAAGCCGCCGCCGCACAGCCCGATTGGGAAGTGACGGATTTGCAATCATTGGCTCGAATTTGTGGAATAAAATAG
- a CDS encoding CHRD domain-containing protein — translation MKKSFASIILMALTVFSVASLMTEPARADIVVFTAQLLASNEVPPVGNAERNAFGSVTVTLDTTANTARFDASVEGLTTAVILAHIHEAAAGVNGPIRVDSGLSPSAPLPPVNGSVSFTRANLPVPTDVRDRILANPAGFYFNVHSALNPGGVVRGQLVRSQSTTPALNAPTLSEWGAILMTLLFIAASTFFLVGRNNAFLANESSAMAVAPVKAINWQLFIKVALNVEALIALLLIAMRANLVDVFGALASGIVLSYIVHLFIARARRN, via the coding sequence ATGAAAAAATCTTTCGCATCAATTATTCTGATGGCTTTGACGGTTTTTTCAGTCGCGTCATTGATGACCGAACCCGCCAGAGCCGACATTGTGGTTTTTACCGCGCAGTTGCTTGCCAGTAACGAAGTGCCGCCGGTAGGTAATGCCGAACGGAATGCTTTCGGCAGTGTTACGGTTACTTTGGATACCACCGCAAATACTGCGCGATTCGATGCCAGTGTGGAAGGATTGACCACGGCTGTCATCCTTGCGCACATTCACGAAGCCGCCGCCGGAGTGAATGGTCCCATACGAGTTGATTCAGGATTGAGTCCCTCAGCCCCACTCCCTCCGGTCAATGGCAGCGTCAGTTTCACACGCGCCAATTTGCCTGTGCCAACCGATGTGAGAGATCGCATTCTGGCAAATCCTGCGGGCTTTTATTTCAACGTTCATTCAGCCTTGAATCCGGGCGGCGTCGTGCGCGGGCAACTGGTTCGTTCGCAATCAACCACCCCTGCGCTCAATGCGCCGACCTTATCCGAGTGGGGCGCTATTTTAATGACCTTGCTCTTCATTGCCGCTTCAACCTTTTTTCTGGTCGGACGCAACAACGCTTTCCTGGCAAATGAGAGTAGCGCGATGGCGGTTGCGCCGGTGAAGGCTATCAACTGGCAATTGTTCATCAAAGTCGCGCTCAATGTTGAAGCCCTCATCGCATTGCTGCTCATTGCGATGCGCGCCAACCTTGTTGATGTATTCGGCGCGTTGGCTTCAGGCATCGTGCTCTCGTACATTGTTCATTTGTTCATCGCCCGCGCCCGGCGGAATTAA
- a CDS encoding CPBP family intramembrane glutamic endopeptidase, with translation MNNLKRIRLIELLLVSFVAFGQSIFYSAVLFFAGEDNYTEERINVRFILGVISELSAIAILVYVLFRQGRKLKDLGLTFSWKDLPFSVLLFLGAFVVSILFQFAISVTYHLVTGKTLNTAAQNLEVFKTSSSFFYFLYVLVNPFYEEIIARAFVMTEVKELFGKTYLAIASSVILQTSYHLYQGVSSALILFSLFLAFSLYYSKTRNITPIILAHFYFDLMAFLFYSTNSSQ, from the coding sequence ATGAACAACCTAAAAAGAATTCGCTTGATTGAACTGCTGCTGGTTTCTTTTGTAGCTTTTGGACAATCCATTTTCTACTCGGCAGTTCTTTTCTTTGCCGGGGAAGACAACTATACAGAGGAACGTATCAATGTCCGATTTATTTTAGGGGTCATATCGGAACTTTCTGCGATAGCGATTCTGGTGTATGTACTTTTCAGGCAAGGCAGAAAGTTAAAAGATTTAGGACTAACTTTCTCATGGAAAGATTTACCATTTTCGGTCTTGCTCTTTTTGGGAGCCTTCGTCGTATCAATTCTATTTCAGTTTGCTATTTCTGTGACCTACCATCTGGTTACCGGAAAAACATTAAATACGGCTGCTCAAAATCTGGAGGTTTTTAAAACCAGCTCTTCATTCTTTTATTTTCTTTATGTTTTAGTGAATCCTTTCTACGAAGAAATTATCGCGCGAGCTTTTGTAATGACAGAGGTAAAAGAACTCTTCGGCAAAACCTATCTGGCAATTGCTTCAAGCGTGATTTTGCAAACCTCCTATCATCTCTATCAAGGCGTGAGTTCAGCCCTTATTTTATTCTCTCTTTTTTTAGCTTTTTCTTTGTATTACTCAAAAACCAGAAATATCACACCTATCATACTCGCACATTTCTATTTTGACTTGATGGCTTTCCTATTTTATTCCACAAATTCGAGCCAATGA
- the rfbD gene encoding dTDP-4-dehydrorhamnose reductase: MTSKTNFDEKKTAIVTGAGGLLGGCMTEQLAKSNWRVIALTHADLDITDETNVRRIIEQEKPDVVINCAATTDVDRCERDIEWAFAVNQKGPRYLARACRDVHAEFVHISTDYVFDGTKPGFYTQEDSPNPLSVYGKSKLAGEQAVSQELPESLIIRTSWVFGVGGKNFGSKLFDYARAGAKLKGVQDQTSIATYAPDLAARIEELMALRHHGLYHVTNTGAMSWLEFARLAFELAGMRDFAIEPCTRADLNQLALRPHNSAMRCLLSESLGLKPLRSWQAALKDFVRNYFHQP; encoded by the coding sequence ATGACAAGCAAAACAAATTTCGATGAAAAGAAAACCGCCATCGTGACCGGCGCGGGAGGATTGCTTGGAGGTTGTATGACCGAGCAACTGGCGAAGTCAAATTGGCGCGTCATTGCATTGACCCACGCCGACCTCGACATTACCGATGAAACGAACGTGCGGCGAATTATCGAACAGGAAAAACCTGATGTGGTCATTAATTGCGCTGCAACAACCGATGTTGACCGCTGTGAACGCGACATCGAATGGGCATTTGCGGTTAATCAAAAGGGACCACGATATTTAGCGCGCGCTTGTCGCGATGTTCATGCCGAATTCGTTCACATCAGCACCGATTATGTTTTCGACGGTACAAAACCCGGCTTTTACACGCAGGAAGACTCGCCCAATCCCTTGAGTGTTTACGGCAAATCGAAACTCGCAGGCGAACAGGCGGTAAGTCAGGAGTTGCCGGAATCGTTGATCATTCGCACCTCGTGGGTGTTTGGAGTCGGCGGAAAGAATTTCGGCAGCAAGCTTTTCGATTACGCCAGGGCAGGAGCGAAATTAAAAGGCGTTCAAGATCAAACCTCGATTGCCACGTATGCGCCTGATCTCGCCGCCCGCATCGAAGAGTTGATGGCGCTCCGTCACCACGGGCTTTATCACGTCACCAACACCGGCGCGATGAGTTGGCTTGAGTTTGCGCGGCTGGCATTTGAACTGGCGGGAATGCGCGATTTTGCGATTGAACCCTGCACGCGCGCCGATTTAAATCAACTTGCGCTGCGCCCTCACAATTCCGCCATGCGTTGTCTGCTTTCCGAATCCTTAGGCTTAAAACCGCTGCGTTCCTGGCAAGCGGCGCTTAAAGATTTTGTGCGCAATTATTTTCATCAACCTTAA
- a CDS encoding SPFH domain-containing protein produces the protein MEAGLIVLGAIAFAVFITLLKSFRVVGQASVLIIERLGRFHKLATSGLNIILPFIDKPRAVYWSGQKPGFATLDLREQLLDFPPQPVITRDNVTVAIDSVLYYQITDPIKAVYEVADLTGSIMQLTITSMRAIIGELDLDHTFTSRDLINSKLRAVLDEATDKWGVKVTRVEIRNIHPPEDVRVTMEKQMTAERTRRALILQADGEKQAAIARAEGDKQSAITRAEGEKTSAILRAEGAAQARLRSAEAEAQAIQQIAESISQGNPAYYLLMQRYIESLTQMASSQNSKVVFMPVETSSVLSSVGAFKEVFGDLTGSAENKATAKEKPKGQLPASPSSVQMMPMPSPEELNRR, from the coding sequence ATGGAAGCCGGATTAATTGTTCTCGGAGCCATCGCATTCGCCGTTTTTATCACCCTGTTGAAATCTTTTCGTGTGGTCGGGCAAGCCTCAGTTTTAATTATCGAACGCCTCGGGCGATTTCATAAACTGGCAACCAGCGGACTCAATATCATTCTGCCGTTTATTGACAAACCCCGTGCCGTGTATTGGTCAGGACAAAAGCCCGGTTTTGCAACCCTCGATTTACGCGAACAATTGCTCGACTTTCCGCCGCAACCGGTCATCACCCGCGACAATGTCACGGTGGCAATTGATTCGGTGCTCTATTATCAAATCACCGACCCGATTAAAGCGGTGTATGAAGTCGCCGACCTCACGGGTTCAATCATGCAACTCACCATCACCTCGATGCGCGCCATCATCGGTGAACTCGACCTCGACCATACCTTCACTTCGCGTGATTTGATTAACAGTAAACTGCGCGCCGTGCTTGATGAAGCGACAGACAAATGGGGCGTGAAGGTTACGCGCGTCGAAATTCGCAACATTCATCCGCCTGAAGATGTGCGGGTGACGATGGAAAAACAGATGACCGCCGAACGCACACGCCGCGCATTGATTTTACAAGCCGATGGTGAAAAACAGGCGGCGATTGCTCGCGCCGAAGGTGATAAACAATCGGCTATCACCCGCGCCGAAGGTGAAAAAACCTCTGCGATTTTGCGCGCCGAAGGTGCTGCGCAAGCCCGCTTGCGTTCTGCGGAAGCCGAAGCGCAGGCTATTCAACAAATCGCCGAATCGATTTCGCAGGGCAATCCGGCTTACTACCTGCTGATGCAACGCTATATTGAATCGCTGACGCAGATGGCTTCAAGTCAAAACTCGAAAGTAGTCTTTATGCCGGTGGAAACCTCTTCGGTGCTTTCATCGGTTGGCGCTTTCAAAGAGGTATTCGGCGATTTAACCGGCAGCGCCGAAAATAAAGCGACGGCAAAAGAAAAACCGAAAGGGCAACTGCCTGCTTCGCCTTCGTCTGTGCAGATGATGCCGATGCCTTCGCCGGAAGAGTTGAACCGACGTTAA
- a CDS encoding SRPBCC family protein, giving the protein MASNDYQFITHWRVRGTINEVADILRKAEDLPRWWPSVYLDVKILEPGDAEGVGKVVDLYTKGWLPYTLRWQFRVTESHYPHGFALEAWGDFIGLGVWTFKQDGEFAVVTYDWRIRAEKPLLRSLSFLLKPFFAANHKWAMERGEQSLKLELARLHAKTPEEAARIPAPPLATFTPARRN; this is encoded by the coding sequence ATGGCATCAAACGATTATCAATTCATCACCCATTGGCGTGTGCGAGGGACGATTAACGAAGTCGCAGACATTTTGCGAAAAGCCGAAGACTTGCCGCGCTGGTGGCCCTCGGTGTATCTCGATGTAAAAATTCTGGAGCCGGGTGATGCGGAAGGCGTCGGCAAAGTCGTCGACCTTTATACCAAAGGCTGGTTGCCTTACACCTTGCGCTGGCAATTTCGCGTCACCGAATCCCATTATCCGCATGGCTTTGCTCTCGAAGCGTGGGGCGATTTCATTGGCTTAGGCGTTTGGACTTTCAAACAGGACGGCGAGTTTGCGGTCGTCACTTATGATTGGCGAATTCGCGCCGAAAAACCTTTGCTTCGGAGCTTATCGTTTTTGCTCAAGCCGTTCTTTGCGGCAAATCACAAATGGGCAATGGAACGCGGCGAACAGAGTTTGAAATTAGAACTTGCCCGGCTTCACGCAAAAACTCCCGAAGAAGCGGCGCGTATTCCTGCGCCCCCGCTTGCTACCTTTACACCGGCGCGACGAAACTAA
- a CDS encoding NfeD family protein: MDKLWYIWFILAALFAVAEIFTSGFVLLWFGVGALVAGLLALAGIAGLPLQIVVFLIVSILLTIASRTIFERFILKSSPGRELKTGVEALPGLIGVVVEDSAGSTREGAVRVSGSTWRAFSLDEEPLNNGEKVIIERVEGASVYVRHYDAVPSWRAPKSLKGD, encoded by the coding sequence ATGGATAAGCTCTGGTACATCTGGTTCATCCTGGCGGCATTATTCGCCGTCGCCGAAATTTTCACATCGGGGTTTGTGTTACTCTGGTTTGGCGTTGGCGCGTTGGTTGCCGGACTGCTTGCGCTCGCCGGTATCGCCGGGCTTCCTCTACAGATTGTTGTTTTCTTAATCGTATCGATTTTATTAACCATTGCTTCACGCACCATATTCGAGCGTTTCATTCTTAAAAGTTCGCCGGGTCGTGAACTCAAAACCGGCGTTGAAGCGTTGCCGGGTTTGATCGGGGTGGTTGTCGAAGATTCCGCCGGGTCGACGCGAGAAGGCGCGGTGCGCGTTTCGGGTTCGACGTGGCGGGCTTTTTCGCTTGATGAAGAACCGCTGAATAATGGCGAAAAGGTGATTATTGAACGTGTCGAAGGCGCCTCGGTTTACGTCAGGCACTATGATGCCGTGCCGTCCTGGCGCGCACCAAAAAGTTTAAAAGGAGATTGA
- the malQ gene encoding 4-alpha-glucanotransferase, with amino-acid sequence MKLQRASGILLHITSLPGEFGVGDLGPQAYRFIDFLAASKQTIWQILPLTPTGYGDSPYQSYSAFAGNTNMISPELLVEDELLSPADLQDAPTGDPDRVDFGAVVEFKNRILAQAYRNYKNSPSDKHHGDFSYFCDFAETWLDDYALFRALLKAHDDAAWNTWSRKLATREPEAMAQARLELAEEIEAQKFYQYLFFKQWFQLKAYAKQQHVKLFGDMPIFVAHNSSDVWAHPELFKLNEDGSPTVVAGVPPDYFSEDGQLWGNPIYRWEGMRASEFEWWIERMGATLQMVDLVRIDHFRGFISAWEVPAGDRTAKHGKWVEVPGREVFQAFKANFRELPIVAEDLGVITPEVEALRDDFQFPGMKILQFGLGGDARNTYLPHHYPRNAVVYTGTHDNDTVVGWYQEKLQSENPHSRRELNFCLKYLNSTGEAIHWDFIRAALASVADIAILQMQDVLGLNTGARMNLPATEKGNWNWRVRAEMMTKEVSERLREMTEIYGRG; translated from the coding sequence ATGAAGCTTCAAAGAGCAAGCGGCATTCTGCTGCACATTACTTCGCTTCCCGGCGAATTCGGCGTTGGCGACCTGGGACCACAAGCCTATCGTTTCATTGATTTTCTGGCGGCAAGCAAACAAACCATCTGGCAAATTCTGCCGCTCACACCGACAGGCTACGGCGATTCGCCTTATCAAAGTTATTCAGCGTTCGCAGGCAATACCAATATGATTAGTCCTGAGCTTTTAGTTGAAGACGAGTTATTGTCGCCTGCGGATTTACAGGATGCGCCAACCGGCGACCCTGACCGTGTGGATTTTGGCGCGGTGGTTGAATTCAAAAATCGCATTCTCGCTCAGGCGTATCGCAATTATAAAAATTCACCCAGCGATAAACATCACGGGGATTTTTCTTACTTCTGCGATTTTGCCGAAACCTGGCTTGATGACTACGCCTTGTTTCGCGCTTTGCTGAAAGCCCATGACGATGCCGCATGGAACACCTGGTCGCGCAAGTTGGCAACGCGGGAACCTGAAGCGATGGCTCAAGCCAGGCTGGAACTTGCCGAAGAAATCGAAGCACAAAAATTTTATCAATACCTGTTCTTCAAACAATGGTTTCAGCTTAAAGCTTATGCGAAACAACAACACGTCAAACTGTTTGGCGATATGCCGATTTTCGTAGCCCACAATTCATCCGATGTCTGGGCGCATCCTGAATTATTCAAATTGAATGAAGACGGCAGCCCGACCGTGGTCGCAGGCGTGCCGCCCGATTATTTCAGCGAAGACGGACAATTGTGGGGCAATCCGATTTACCGTTGGGAGGGGATGCGCGCAAGCGAATTTGAGTGGTGGATTGAACGCATGGGCGCGACCTTGCAGATGGTTGATTTGGTGCGCATAGACCATTTCAGAGGCTTTATTTCGGCGTGGGAAGTGCCCGCCGGAGACCGCACCGCCAAGCATGGCAAATGGGTCGAGGTGCCCGGTCGTGAAGTGTTTCAAGCCTTCAAAGCGAATTTTCGCGAATTGCCCATCGTTGCCGAAGATTTGGGGGTGATTACCCCGGAAGTCGAAGCCCTGCGGGATGATTTCCAGTTTCCCGGCATGAAGATTTTGCAATTTGGACTGGGCGGCGATGCCCGCAATACCTATTTGCCGCATCATTATCCGCGCAATGCTGTGGTTTACACCGGCACCCATGACAACGACACGGTTGTCGGCTGGTATCAGGAAAAACTGCAAAGTGAAAACCCGCATTCGCGGCGCGAATTGAATTTCTGTTTGAAATATTTGAATTCCACTGGCGAAGCGATTCACTGGGATTTCATTCGCGCGGCGCTCGCGTCGGTTGCCGATATTGCCATCCTTCAAATGCAGGATGTCTTGGGACTCAATACCGGCGCGCGAATGAATTTACCGGCGACTGAAAAAGGCAACTGGAACTGGCGCGTGCGTGCCGAGATGATGACCAAGGAAGTGAGTGAGCGACTGCGCGAGATGACCGAAATTTACGGGCGCGGGTAA
- the xrtH gene encoding exosortase H, which yields MPVVESAKHFFAANQKALRFLSLFAAIFAISYFVFGIAEGVRSSLIKPYTALLAKAVAAMVNLFGAGATTDGTTIQAQNFSLNIAMGCDGIEAACLFLAGVLAFPTSWQARMIGLAIGIPLIQVINVLRLIALYYAGMHFPSVVEEIHIYVAQTVVIILSTAILIFWLERIASRYRTA from the coding sequence ATGCCAGTTGTTGAATCAGCCAAACATTTTTTTGCAGCCAATCAAAAAGCCTTGCGCTTTCTGTCACTGTTTGCAGCCATCTTTGCCATCAGCTATTTTGTTTTTGGCATCGCCGAAGGGGTACGTAGTTCGCTCATAAAACCCTACACGGCGCTGCTTGCAAAAGCCGTAGCGGCGATGGTCAATCTGTTTGGCGCAGGCGCAACCACCGATGGCACGACGATTCAAGCGCAAAATTTTTCGCTTAACATTGCGATGGGCTGCGATGGCATCGAAGCGGCTTGTCTGTTTTTAGCCGGGGTTCTCGCCTTTCCGACATCGTGGCAAGCGCGAATGATTGGGCTGGCAATCGGCATTCCGTTGATTCAAGTCATCAATGTGTTGCGCCTGATTGCGCTCTATTATGCGGGCATGCATTTCCCATCCGTCGTTGAAGAGATTCACATCTATGTCGCTCAAACCGTGGTTATCATCCTCTCAACCGCCATTCTCATCTTCTGGCTCGAACGCATTGCCAGTCGCTACCGGACAGCATAA
- the rfbB gene encoding dTDP-glucose 4,6-dehydratase, whose translation MKLFITGGAGFIGSNFIRNILNKYPDYKIVNFDKLTYAGNLENLNDVAGASRYTFVRGDICDRAAVDAAISGADVIINFAAESHVDRSIEGAAEFINTNVLGTQVLLDAARAHHLSRFVQISTDEVMGSCNEDEFFVETSPLQPNSPYAASKAAAEHLVRAASVTFGLDTVITRASNNYGPYQFPEKLIPLMIANALEDKSLPVYGDGLNVRDWLYVDDHCSAIDQVLHKGRTGEIYNIGSRAEKTNLEVVRALLDLLGKPHSLITYVKDRPGHDRRYATDPAKLETECDWHPQESFESGMEKTVRWYQENQAWVKRAQSGEYAEYYERMYGGR comes from the coding sequence ATGAAATTATTCATTACCGGTGGCGCGGGATTTATCGGCTCCAATTTTATTCGCAATATTTTAAACAAATACCCTGACTATAAAATCGTCAACTTTGACAAACTGACTTACGCGGGCAACCTCGAAAACTTAAACGATGTTGCCGGGGCTTCACGCTACACATTTGTGCGCGGCGATATTTGCGACCGTGCAGCCGTCGATGCAGCAATAAGCGGAGCGGATGTGATCATCAATTTTGCCGCTGAATCTCATGTTGACCGTTCCATCGAAGGCGCAGCCGAATTCATCAATACCAACGTCTTAGGCACGCAGGTTTTGCTTGATGCGGCTCGCGCGCATCACCTTTCCCGCTTCGTGCAAATCTCCACAGACGAAGTGATGGGGTCTTGCAACGAAGATGAATTTTTTGTGGAAACTTCACCGCTACAACCCAACAGTCCGTATGCCGCATCGAAAGCCGCTGCCGAACATCTGGTTCGCGCCGCGTCGGTCACGTTCGGATTGGACACCGTGATTACCCGCGCTTCAAACAACTATGGACCTTATCAGTTTCCCGAAAAACTCATTCCATTGATGATTGCCAATGCCCTCGAAGACAAATCCTTGCCGGTGTACGGCGATGGTCTCAATGTGCGCGACTGGCTTTATGTTGATGACCATTGCAGCGCCATTGACCAGGTTTTACACAAAGGGCGAACCGGCGAAATCTATAACATCGGTTCACGCGCCGAAAAAACCAACCTCGAAGTCGTTCGCGCCTTGCTGGATTTACTCGGTAAACCGCATTCCTTGATTACCTATGTCAAAGACCGCCCCGGTCACGACCGCCGTTACGCGACCGACCCGGCTAAATTGGAAACCGAATGCGATTGGCATCCACAAGAATCATTTGAAAGCGGTATGGAAAAAACCGTGCGCTGGTATCAGGAAAACCAAGCTTGGGTTAAGCGGGCGCAGTCAGGCGAATACGCCGAGTATTACGAACGCATGTACGGTGGCAGATAG